The Cydia pomonella isolate Wapato2018A chromosome 20, ilCydPomo1, whole genome shotgun sequence genome contains a region encoding:
- the LOC133529063 gene encoding TWiK family of potassium channels protein 7-like has product MAGCCGGAGCGARRGASPRACLAACALVLLYNLLGGFLFLALEGGEESAVAAVATGRSGAAALRARTVERLWALTEDLNILYKDNWTRLAARELLEFQRGLAGPPPPPRAVTDPFRWTFSTSFLYALTLITTIGHGDVAPTSAAGRACAVLYAVVGIPLVMLYLATLGAALARAARRLYARLTPAPPADLVKDGDEKRTPFQAALNLDGLGAGARICAARARRVPAALSVALLALYVALGAALFARTERWSLLDGCYFSFSSLATIGFGALRPGRAAAARAAAGEAGAAAALDAAVGACAAYILVGVAVVAAAFDLLQEELRAALRGAGTRCGARRTVHSAERCVAPS; this is encoded by the exons ATGGCGGGGTGCTGCGGGGGCGCGGGGTGCGGGGCGCGGCGCGGTGCGTCCCCGCGCGCCTGTCTGGCCGCCTGCGCGCTCGTGCTGCTCTACAACCTGCTGGGCGGCTTCCTGTTCCTGGCGCTCGAGGGGGGCGAGGAGAGCGCGGTGGCGGCGGTGGCCACGGGCCGCAGCGGCGCGGCAGCGCTGCGCGCGCGTACCGTCGAGCGCCTCTGGGCTCTCACTGAGGACCTCAATATCCTGTACAAGGATAACTGGACTCGCCTCGCGGCGCGAGAGTTGCTCGAGTTCCAGCGCGGGCTGGcgggcccgccgccgccgccgcgcgccgtcACCGACCCTTTCCGGTGGACCTTCTCGACGAGTTTCCTGTACGCGCTCACGCTTATTACTACCATTG GTCACGGCGACGTGGCGCCGACGTCGGCGGCGGGGCGCGCGTGCGCGGTGCTGTACGCCGTGGTGGGCATTCCGCTCGTGATGCTGTACCTTGCCACGTTGGGCGCCGCGCTGGCCCGGGCCGCGCGCCGCCTCTACGCGCGTCTCACTCCAGCGCCGCCCGCCGACTTAGTCAAAGACGGTGACGAAAAGCGTACCCCGTTTCAAGCGGCGTTAAACCTGGACGGGCTCGGCGCCGGCGCGAGGATATGCGCTGCGCGCGCCCGCCGCGTTCCCGCCGCGCTCAGCGTGGCGTTACTTGCGTTATACGTCGCGCTCGGAGCTGCGTTGTTTGCACGCACCGAGCGGTGGTCGCTCCTCGACGGATGCTACTTCTCGTTCTCGAGCCTGGCGACGATCGGGTTCGGCGCACTGCGGCcggggcgcgcggcggcggcgcgggcggccgcgggcgaggcgggcgccgccgccgcgctggaCGCGGCCGTGGGCGCGTGCGCGGCCTATATACTGGTCGGCGTGGCCGTGGTCGCGGCCGCGTTCGACCTGCTGCAGGAGGAGTTGCGGGCCGCGCTGCGCGGCGCCGGTACGCGGTGTGGCGCGCGACGCACGGTGCATTCGGCGGAGCGGTGCGTGGCGCCCTCCTga